The following proteins come from a genomic window of Geminicoccaceae bacterium SCSIO 64248:
- the ribA gene encoding GTP cyclohydrolase II, whose protein sequence is MTPFRGTSPVQPLQELGRAIAELRLGGSVVVTGGGARWSVRAVEDADASADHVGGRLLLTSERARALGLAVHGQGAIALSIGPTWSADDLRALADPLSGRVPLVPDGDAVGADAVQSAAIALVKMARRLPAAIVTPVSDQADDRLQVTAEAVAAHPRLAGRSLKPVVEARVPLAEAPETRVIIFRPADGGAEQMAIVVGRPRPDEPVLCRLHSECFTGDVLGSMRCDCGEQLQGALRRMTTEGAGVLLYLAQEGRNIGLANKLRAYRLQDQGMDTVDANLHLGFRSDERLWHGAARMLEHLGIGRVRLLTNNPDKVKDMRAHGVDVVERVPHAFAANDHNRAYLRTKALKSGHALYDVIDLISKPDQKAI, encoded by the coding sequence TGCGACTGGGCGGGTCGGTCGTCGTGACCGGCGGCGGCGCGCGCTGGAGCGTGCGTGCGGTCGAGGACGCGGACGCGTCCGCCGATCACGTCGGAGGCCGGCTCCTCCTCACCTCGGAGCGCGCGCGGGCGTTGGGGCTCGCCGTTCACGGGCAGGGCGCGATCGCCCTTTCGATCGGTCCGACCTGGTCGGCGGACGACCTGCGCGCCCTGGCCGATCCTCTCTCGGGCCGTGTCCCGCTCGTTCCCGACGGTGACGCCGTCGGCGCCGATGCCGTCCAGAGCGCGGCGATCGCGCTGGTCAAGATGGCCCGGCGCCTGCCCGCGGCGATCGTCACGCCGGTGTCCGACCAGGCCGATGACCGGCTGCAGGTCACGGCCGAGGCCGTCGCCGCCCACCCGAGGCTGGCGGGCCGCAGCCTGAAGCCGGTCGTCGAGGCACGCGTGCCGCTCGCCGAGGCGCCGGAGACGCGCGTGATCATCTTCCGCCCCGCCGATGGCGGCGCCGAGCAGATGGCGATCGTGGTCGGCCGGCCGCGGCCGGACGAGCCTGTCCTTTGCCGCCTCCATTCCGAATGCTTTACCGGCGACGTGCTCGGCTCGATGCGTTGCGACTGCGGCGAGCAGTTGCAGGGCGCCTTGCGGCGCATGACCACGGAGGGCGCCGGCGTTCTTCTCTACCTCGCGCAGGAGGGGCGGAACATCGGCCTTGCCAACAAGCTGCGCGCCTACCGGCTCCAGGACCAGGGGATGGACACGGTCGACGCCAACCTCCACCTCGGGTTCCGGTCGGACGAGCGGCTGTGGCACGGCGCGGCGCGCATGCTCGAGCATCTGGGCATCGGTCGTGTCCGGCTGCTGACCAACAATCCGGACAAGGTCAAGGACATGCGCGCGCACGGCGTCGATGTCGTCGAACGCGTGCCGCACGCTTTCGCGGCCAACGACCACAACCGCGCCTATCTCCGCACCAAGGCGCTCAAGAGCGGCCACGCGCTGTACGACGTGATCGATCTCATCAGCAAGCCGGACCAGAAGGCCATCTGA
- a CDS encoding alanyl-tRNA editing protein: MPTEPLFQDDSYSQDCTAAVLNIVDEGIVLDRTVAYAAGGGQPGDRGTLLIDGRVIPFTGTIKGAEPGSIVHVLDPGVTDAFAAGAEVTIAIDWPRRYRLMRMHTALHLLCAAVPGAVTGGQIGDGKGRLDFDLAEGALDKDALAATLNEWVRADHPVTTSWIDDAEFDNRPDLVRTLSVRPPRGSGRVRLVEIRSVDLQACGGTHVRSTAEVGALAIAKIENKGKRNRRVNLAFAEG; this comes from the coding sequence ATGCCGACCGAGCCTCTATTTCAGGACGATTCCTACAGCCAGGACTGCACGGCCGCCGTGCTGAATATCGTGGACGAGGGCATCGTCCTCGATCGCACGGTCGCCTACGCCGCCGGCGGCGGCCAGCCCGGCGATCGGGGCACGCTCTTGATCGACGGCCGCGTCATACCCTTCACCGGCACCATCAAAGGAGCGGAGCCGGGCAGCATCGTGCACGTCCTCGATCCCGGCGTGACGGACGCCTTCGCAGCCGGGGCGGAGGTCACTATCGCGATCGACTGGCCACGGCGCTATCGGCTGATGCGCATGCACACGGCCTTGCATCTGCTCTGCGCTGCGGTGCCGGGCGCGGTCACGGGCGGCCAGATCGGCGACGGGAAGGGCCGGCTCGATTTCGACCTCGCCGAGGGCGCGCTCGACAAGGACGCGCTGGCGGCGACGTTGAACGAATGGGTCCGGGCCGATCATCCGGTGACGACGTCGTGGATCGACGACGCCGAGTTCGACAACCGCCCGGACTTGGTGCGCACGCTCTCGGTGCGGCCGCCGCGCGGCTCCGGCCGGGTCCGCCTCGTCGAGATCCGGAGCGTCGATCTCCAGGCCTGCGGCGGCACGCATGTCCGCTCGACGGCCGAAGTGGGCGCGCTCGCCATCGCCAAGATCGAGAACAAGGGCAAGCGCAACCGACGCGTCAACCTGGCCTTCGCCGAGGGTTAG